CAAGGTAAGCTTGTACCATCGATTTGAACACAGAGCTTTGCCGTAATAAAGGCGGCAACCTCTTCATGCAAACCTGTTGGCTCCAAGTCGAACACCTCTCCATCGATCAACTCATAGCGATTATCGCCACCATAGGAGGCAAGAAACTCGTCAAAGCTGAGTGGCCTCTGTTGGATTGGTGGGTCGTTCGCTTGCGTGCCCCTAGGGTTTACCGCAATGGTCATAGGTCAAACTTCCCCAGTTAATGCCTTCAGTCTACCAAAGTGGACATGTAATGAAGGTGTAATAGTCCAGACTTCTATGGGTAAGAAATATCTGACATAACGATTGAGGCTTCAACGAACGGCGATGCACTTTGAAGCACACTAGCGAACTGCACTGTTCTGTTGCAAACCGCTGTTAGGCAGAAAACTCACTTTGCGGATTGAAGAATGACCTGCTCGAAAGATATAACTCCAGAAGTAAATATCCACCACGCTAAAGCAATCGACAAAAATAGAATCGTGATCAAGAAACTAAGAGGAATTTTGTCTCTAAATAATTTGAAATGCTTTTGCTCATCTACCCAATCAATTTGATACTGCCAAAAGAATTTATAGTGTGTATACCAGTCACTAAATAAAATTTGTTTGCTAATGCTTAGGTGGTAATATTTATTCTCGATTTGCGTGAGTTTTTCTATGCTCTCAGGTAAAGCGTCATCGCCTGCTTCTTTGGCATGAAAATATAGCTTCTTAAGTTCGTTAAAAAGCTGAATGAGTGATACGCCTATTCGTATTTGTCCTTTTGTGAATCGTAGAACGATATATACAAGCTAATGATGCCAAGAATTATGAGTGATGCAGACAAAAATCGGCTTGAAAGACCATCAAAAGCAAGAGAATAGATACCAACAGTTATGGAAAAGAGTCTTATCAACCCCGGAACTTTGATAACGATATCAAATGTCGCCAAATGTTTCTTGGCTCCAAATCCAACATTGTAGGCTGTCTCTGCGATCAACTTTAACAAGTCATCCCTATTCATAAAATCACTCAATTGGGACGTCGATTCTATCCTTGGCAACCACAACTCCATTCTTGACGGCATAACACTCAACTATGTGCTCGCCTCTAAAATCTGTACTTTCGAGTTTTTTTCTAGAGCCTGAGTCAGGCAAGATCTGTCCTCGAATCATATCCCTTTTCCTTGCCACCTCACCACAATTAAGAACTTTCCAATAAATAGAGTAACTTCCTTCTATATCATGTTCTTTTATATAGAATTTGAGATCTTTCTTCGGTGCAAGGCGGAACTGTTTACGAAGGAATTCAGATAAAGAATTCTCTCTAAAACCATTTTGAGAGACATCACAATCAATTGTCATATTGTATCGAATATCAATCGCAAACTTATCCTCTATAAATTGCTCCGTATTTCTCCAAGCTGATTGAGAAGAAGCCGCAATATCATTATTGGTAGCTGGTCTATTCGGAAAGGGCCTGCCGTAAACCTTTTTCCACTTGTCATAAGCGATATCTTGCTCACCAGCTTCTATTGCTTCTACACATAGTTTGTGAGCTTTTTTCGCTTTTCGCTGAAACTTTTTCTTGACTCTAACCCTTTGGTTCTGCTTGACTGACAAAACTAAAAAGCTGGAAAGCGTTTCAGAACAATAAACTCACGATTCAAGGACTGATCCTGTTGTCGTTGAGAAGCGATCGCAGGGTGCGGGTCCGGTGCACTCGATAGAAACTGAAACAGAGAGAGTTTCCGCTGTTGAGTAATCGCTAAACGAATCCAGTTCCAGCCCAACTTGAGATAACTCATGCCCCGATTCCAGTGAGTATCGACCAAACGGCGCTGGCATGATGTCACCACCTGAACCCCTTGCAACACTAGAAACAGCATGGTCAGCGCCATCACCCCACACAGTTGAGTTAGCGCAAACTTGTCCCGTAAGCGTGATGCTTCCAAGTTGAAGCCATTCGACTTGAGATCCAAAAAGGATTCTTCCACTTGGAACCGCAATCGGTATTGGGCAAAGGTTTGTAAAGTGGTGGGTTCATCGCTGACGACCACCCAATCTTCATCCGCATCTCGGTCATGAGCAAAGGCCAGGTAAACATTGCCATAGGGTTTCTTTTTACCCAGGAACACGGCTGGGGTGAAGTAGGCTTGGCCTGGTTGCAGTCGCACCGATGAAACCCGGTGCCAACGACCGGCGAGTTGAAACTGGAACGAGCTTTTGATGCGGATACGGAAATGCCAACCCAAGGTCTGGGTGAGATACTTCATCAACTTGCCATCTGCAAAACCTCGGTCTGCGAGCAAGACGACTGCGACTCCTTCTGGCAGCAACCGTGCCGATTGGCGCAGCACCCGTTGAATCGTCCACAATCGCACACTGCTGCTGGATTGGGCAACGACTCTCCAAGCGATGGGAAGGGTTCGTCCTCGATACACAACCCCGACCCACACCAGGCAGAAGCAATTCCACAGCACTGTGGTGTCCAAGCTCAAATAGATCCGCTCGTGACTCCATTGAGATAAGGCTTGAGCCATCAGCACCTGATGCATGCTTGCCACGTCAATGCGACGATTCGACAACCACCGCCGAAATCGTCGTTGATGGGACTGAGCATAGGTGGCGCGGCTCAGAACATAAACTCCAAAACCATTGAGATGAATCTGCTGACTTTGGATGATGCCAACCATCATCCAGCACAACGTTTGCAGATGTCGAACAGCGCGCCAGAGGTCTTGGCATTGACTCAGATAATCGTGCAACGCATCATAGAGACGGGAAGTAGGAGCCATTGGTTTTGCTAATGGGTGTGGTAACTGATCAGCTTAAACCAAGCTCCTCTTCCCTCCTAGCCTTCTTTTCAATCACTCAGACTTTTGTCAGTCAAGCAGCCCTTTGGTTACTTCCAAGAGCAGCATAATAGTTTTGATCTGGCTGAGCTATGAGGTATGCAAAGAAGTCTCGACTCATCAAGTCATAGCAGCCATAGCTCTTATCATCATAATCAGTTATCGATTTTAGAAAATTGTAAGCCAGTGTGTCGATCAGCAGCCCTCCCATACCTACGCCATGCTTGTTCTTCCATGCCCTAGCCATTTTGCAGAGCCGTCGAAGATTGCTATTTTTCTGAATGTTAAATTCTGATATTGCCTCAATCTCTTCTCGTGGCTTAGTTATTTTCCAGCTACCGTCACCATAAGTATCGGGATACTCAAAGCTGCCATCATCCTGTTCAAAAACTGGCTGTACTTCAATATGGAAGTTCGTGTATTGAACGCACACCACAAGGCGATCCACGAACACTTTGGTATTAGGGTATCTAGCCTTAATCGCATCTTTTGTATCAGATAGAAGCTGATACTGCTTTCCGTCCTTATAGTCAAACCACATCACTTTGGGCATGATGTAGAGCATGTCTAAATCTGAGATGCCTTTGATGGCTGTTTTACGTCCAATCGAGCCGACCTGAAATGAATTTGCTGCTTTGGACTCCGTATCTCTGAAATTTTTGTTTAAAGAAGCTGTAACTTCTCCATACCGATTGCTTATTTCTTCAGCGTTACCTATTGCTAAGTTATTCAGGAAATCGCTGAACATTGTCGATATAGTCAATCTAGCATCCTCTGCATTTAAGTCTATTGACGTGTTATCACAGTCTATTTGTAGTTTATGCGTACTAATCCAGGTTTAAGATTATATAGCTAATGCATATTTTTCGGCTACTTGCATTTGTGGGCGTGAGTGATGAAGTGCTACATCAAGCTGAGCGAAGTGGCGCACCACTAGTTTCTGGTTGCCGTTACTTACCTGAGCTTCCGCCACAGGCTTGGAACGGTAATACCCCCATATGAAGACGTAAACACCGATCCTGAGAAATATGCTGAGTTTCTTACAATAACTGTAACTAACTGAGCGTATATGTTTACTGTTTAGAGGGGGAGCGTGAAGTATGCAACCAACCAATCCCAATCAATTTACCGAAAAAGCGTGGGAAGCGATCGCTCAGACCCCTGAGGTGGTCAAGCAAGCCCAGCAGCAGCAGATTGAGACGGAGCACTTGTTCAAGTCCTTGGTAGAGCAAGAAGGACTTGCCAGCAGCGTCTTCAGTAAGCTGGGCATTAGTGTGCAGAAGTTGCGCGATCGCACCGAAGAATTTATTAAGCGCCAACCCAAAGTTTCCAATAGTGGCTCGGTGTACTGGGGCCGTAGTGCCGATACCTTGCTCGATCGCGCTGAAGGCTATCGCAAAGAATTTGAAGACGACTTCATTTCGATCGAACACTTGCTATTGGCCTACACCCAAGACGATCGCTTTGGTAAAGCGCTATTTCAGGAATTTAAACTAGACACAGCCAAGCTACGTAGCACGATTGAGCAAATTCGAGGAAGTCAGAAAGTGACCGACCAAAACCCAGAAGGGAAATACGACTCGTTAACTAAATATGGCCGTGACCTGACAGAATTTGCTCGTCAAGGCAAGCTTGACCCTGTGATCGGTCGGGACGACGAAATTCGCCGGACGATTCAGATTTTGTCTCGCCGCACCAAGAACAACCCCGTCCTGATTGGGGAACCCGGTGTCGGTAAAACCGCGATCGCTGAAGGTCTTGCCCAGCGGATTGTGAAAGGGGATGTGCCCGAATCATTGCGCGATCGCAAGCTGATTGCTCTGGATATGGGTGCTCTGATTGCGGGTGCCAAGTACCGGGGTGAATTTGAAGAACGCCTCAAAGCCGTTTTGAAGGAAGTCACTGACTCCAACGGCACCATCATCCTGTTTATTGACGAAATCCACACCGTTGTAGGCGCAGGGGCAACCCAAGGCGCGATGGATGCAGGGAACTTGCTGAAGCCGATGTTGGCTCGTGGGGAGCTGCGTTGTATTGGTGCCACCACCCTGGATGAGTACCGCAAGTACATCGAAAAAGATGCGGCGCTAGAGCGGCGTTTCCAACAGGTTTACATTGACCAGCCCACCGTCGAAGATACCATCTCGATTTTGCGCGGCTTGAAAGACCGCTACGAAACCCACCACAACGTCAAAATCTCGGATAGCTCTCTTGTGGCTGCGGCAACACTCTCGACTCGCTACATCAGCGATCGCTTCTTACCCGACAAGGCGATCGACCTGGTAGACGAAGCTGCCGCCAAGCTGAAGATGGAAAGCACCTCCAAGCCTGAAGAACTCGACGAAATCGATCGCAAGATTCTGCAATTGGAGATGGAACGGTTATCTCTGCAAAAAGAGAGTGATGTCGCTTCTCGCGATCGCCTAGACCGACTAGAGAGAGAACTGGGTGATCTTAAGGAAAACCAAAGCCGCCTCAATGCTCAATGGCAAGGAGAAAAGGAGATCCTCGATCGCCGTAAAGCGCTAAAAGAGGAGATCGAACAGGTGAATGTGGAGGTTCAGCAAGCCGAGCGTGAGTACGACCTCAACCGAGCTGCGGAGCTGAAGTACGGCA
This region of Trichocoleus desertorum NBK24 genomic DNA includes:
- a CDS encoding transposase; protein product: MAPTSRLYDALHDYLSQCQDLWRAVRHLQTLCWMMVGIIQSQQIHLNGFGVYVLSRATYAQSHQRRFRRWLSNRRIDVASMHQVLMAQALSQWSHERIYLSLDTTVLWNCFCLVWVGVVYRGRTLPIAWRVVAQSSSSVRLWTIQRVLRQSARLLPEGVAVVLLADRGFADGKLMKYLTQTLGWHFRIRIKSSFQFQLAGRWHRVSSVRLQPGQAYFTPAVFLGKKKPYGNVYLAFAHDRDADEDWVVVSDEPTTLQTFAQYRLRFQVEESFLDLKSNGFNLEASRLRDKFALTQLCGVMALTMLFLVLQGVQVVTSCQRRLVDTHWNRGMSYLKLGWNWIRLAITQQRKLSLFQFLSSAPDPHPAIASQRQQDQSLNREFIVLKRFPAF
- the clpB gene encoding ATP-dependent chaperone ClpB, producing the protein MQPTNPNQFTEKAWEAIAQTPEVVKQAQQQQIETEHLFKSLVEQEGLASSVFSKLGISVQKLRDRTEEFIKRQPKVSNSGSVYWGRSADTLLDRAEGYRKEFEDDFISIEHLLLAYTQDDRFGKALFQEFKLDTAKLRSTIEQIRGSQKVTDQNPEGKYDSLTKYGRDLTEFARQGKLDPVIGRDDEIRRTIQILSRRTKNNPVLIGEPGVGKTAIAEGLAQRIVKGDVPESLRDRKLIALDMGALIAGAKYRGEFEERLKAVLKEVTDSNGTIILFIDEIHTVVGAGATQGAMDAGNLLKPMLARGELRCIGATTLDEYRKYIEKDAALERRFQQVYIDQPTVEDTISILRGLKDRYETHHNVKISDSSLVAAATLSTRYISDRFLPDKAIDLVDEAAAKLKMESTSKPEELDEIDRKILQLEMERLSLQKESDVASRDRLDRLERELGDLKENQSRLNAQWQGEKEILDRRKALKEEIEQVNVEVQQAEREYDLNRAAELKYGKLTELQRQLDEIEAKLADTQTSGRSLLREEVTEADIAEIISKWTGIPLNKLVESEMQKLLQLEEELHKRVVGQQEAVTAVADAIQRSRAGLADPNRPTASFIFLGPTGVGKTELGKALASYLFDTEDAMVRIDMSEYMEKHSVSRLIGAPPGYVGYEEGGQLTEAIRRRPYSVILFDEIEKAHPDVFNVMLQILDDGRVTDSQGRKVDFKNTIIIMTSNIGSQFILDVAGDNSQYEEMRSRVLDAMRSNFRPEFLNRIDEIIIFHPLDRSELREIVKLQVQRLEQRLSDRKMALKLSDAALDFLAEVGYDPVYGARPLKRAIQRELETQIAKAILRSEFTTGDTIFVDVENERLAFKRLPAELLAAQSSS